A single region of the Idiomarinaceae bacterium HL-53 genome encodes:
- a CDS encoding Uncharacterized membrane protein YfcC, ion transporter superfamily, whose translation MNIQKARWQMPDTLVILFFVAIFAAVLTWVIPSGSFSTETVVRETSSGLQEREVIVADSYQVDESERGFTWFAEGGEIGLANVPFEGLVSGSKWGAAIGVIAFILIVGGSFGIIVQTASIERGILSLIDKTKGLDQIFLVLLFFVFSLGGAVFGMGEEAIAFCLVLLPVMQRLGYDSVTTVLVTYVATQIGFATSWMNPFSVAIAQGIAEVPILSGAFFRMVMWAVFTIVGLAFTLRYVAKIRTSGQKIDASNAKTQPFGKLDSVILSVFVLGMIWIVWGVTARGYYIPEIASQFFVIGIVIGIIAMVGGRLRANEISASFVKGAQELLPAALIVALAKGIVLLLGGDDPTEPSTLNTVLFAAGQWVTGFSEATSAILMLWFQGIFNFFMTSGSGQAALTMPLMAPLADLAGVTRQVAVLAFQLGDGLTNIIVPTSASLIGCLGAVKLDWVDWVRVIWKLQLLLAGVATLTVAVAVWTGLS comes from the coding sequence ATGAACATACAAAAAGCTCGCTGGCAAATGCCAGACACGCTTGTCATTCTCTTTTTTGTTGCCATTTTTGCAGCAGTTCTTACGTGGGTGATTCCTTCTGGCTCCTTTTCCACGGAGACCGTAGTTCGTGAAACCAGCAGCGGGTTACAAGAACGTGAGGTGATTGTTGCAGACTCTTATCAAGTTGATGAGAGCGAAAGGGGTTTCACATGGTTTGCAGAGGGCGGTGAAATTGGGCTGGCAAATGTACCATTTGAAGGCCTAGTGTCTGGGTCTAAATGGGGCGCCGCCATTGGTGTCATCGCATTCATTCTAATTGTAGGTGGCTCGTTTGGCATTATTGTTCAAACCGCTAGTATTGAACGCGGCATTCTCTCGTTAATTGATAAAACGAAAGGGCTTGATCAAATCTTTCTAGTGCTCCTGTTCTTCGTTTTCTCGCTGGGTGGCGCGGTGTTTGGTATGGGGGAAGAAGCCATTGCATTTTGCTTGGTGCTGTTGCCCGTTATGCAGCGTTTGGGTTACGACAGCGTGACGACCGTGTTGGTAACCTATGTGGCAACTCAAATAGGCTTTGCAACCTCATGGATGAATCCGTTTAGTGTGGCTATTGCACAAGGCATTGCCGAAGTTCCAATTCTCTCAGGAGCTTTTTTCCGCATGGTAATGTGGGCTGTTTTCACAATCGTTGGATTGGCTTTCACTTTGCGTTACGTAGCGAAAATTAGAACGTCTGGACAAAAAATTGATGCTTCCAATGCCAAAACGCAACCCTTTGGAAAGTTAGATTCGGTGATTCTTAGCGTATTTGTACTGGGAATGATTTGGATAGTTTGGGGGGTGACGGCTCGGGGGTATTACATTCCGGAAATTGCGAGTCAGTTTTTTGTGATTGGTATCGTCATTGGCATCATCGCAATGGTAGGCGGGCGCCTACGCGCGAATGAAATCTCGGCCTCTTTTGTGAAAGGTGCTCAAGAGTTACTACCAGCAGCGCTTATCGTTGCATTGGCTAAGGGAATCGTGCTGCTCTTAGGTGGAGACGATCCAACGGAGCCCTCAACTTTAAACACCGTGCTGTTTGCCGCAGGACAATGGGTAACCGGCTTTTCAGAGGCCACCTCAGCCATTCTAATGTTATGGTTTCAAGGGATATTTAACTTCTTTATGACCTCAGGCTCGGGTCAAGCAGCATTGACCATGCCACTGATGGCGCCTTTGGCTGACCTTGCTGGCGTGACTCGCCAAGTAGCAGTTCTGGCGTTTCAGCTAGGAGACGGTTTAACGAACATTATCGTACCTACCTCTGCATCTCTTATTGGCTGCTTAGGCGCCGTGAAACTTGATTGGGTAGATTGGGTGAGAGTGATTTGGAAACTGCAATTGCTATTAGCGGGAGTGGCAACACTCACTGTGGCGGTCGCAGTATGGACAGGATTAAGTTAA
- a CDS encoding cyanophycinase, which yields MQFVSRALIFFGITIAINNLVQGTSHAQNPLANLSLDPADSWNLMLVGGSMRTCSSMASSHCETTDWINPETIRTHNGIQLNNAAIQRILNSESWQNDRLEIRDELVSALRKTQGSIKGNNLKFDDFRSRFSSIYANLWRNLTDREYFLLRDSIQVPYSELPTEQINFEASTESAGVELFETFVERARALSGIERPRIIVVTASARDSFDAVDFYLQAFRHFGAEVTWLPLDAATGQAIAAGRCEDIDKIRENVQNSFYQARKSPVLAERQLLACTQPEMLTRTIEAAHGIFFNGGDQSLTLQGFIAPDNTPFPWLTALQQRVQAGEMIAGGTSAGTAVMSAAHMISNGSGRPALIAGAVRSPFPPAIDCERMNNCGFPAGADQLTYRAEGGLGLFPMGITDTHFSERGRQIRLLRLAADTNTRLGVGIDEATALLIDTQSGAFQVQGAHGVFMISNAYSVEQEGPESAGIMAEFHYFRNGSGGVIHDQEIKYVRFGDTPQPDTGSPGTGALLEDRTLTAALAQCQKQEVKRFSEDDIQIRFFFYSALLAHEKEACEVSRGEMLVVWPRAS from the coding sequence ATGCAGTTCGTCTCTCGTGCCCTTATATTTTTTGGAATCACTATCGCAATCAACAACTTAGTTCAGGGAACGAGCCATGCTCAAAATCCACTCGCAAATCTATCACTCGATCCCGCTGACTCTTGGAACTTAATGCTCGTCGGTGGTTCTATGCGAACTTGTTCCAGTATGGCCAGCTCCCATTGCGAAACCACTGACTGGATTAACCCCGAAACCATACGAACACATAACGGAATTCAGTTAAATAATGCCGCCATTCAGCGCATCTTGAATTCGGAAAGCTGGCAAAACGATCGCTTGGAAATACGTGACGAACTGGTCAGTGCGCTCAGAAAAACACAAGGTTCGATAAAAGGGAATAACCTGAAATTCGACGATTTTAGGAGCCGTTTCTCATCTATTTATGCGAATTTATGGAGAAACTTAACTGATCGCGAATACTTTTTGCTAAGAGACAGTATACAGGTTCCCTATAGCGAACTGCCCACTGAGCAAATCAACTTCGAAGCCTCAACGGAGTCGGCGGGAGTTGAGCTGTTCGAAACCTTTGTGGAACGTGCCAGGGCGCTTTCAGGCATTGAACGCCCCCGCATCATCGTAGTGACCGCATCAGCTCGTGATAGCTTCGATGCGGTCGATTTCTATTTACAAGCATTTAGACATTTTGGCGCAGAAGTTACTTGGTTGCCGCTCGACGCGGCCACAGGCCAAGCAATCGCCGCTGGTCGCTGTGAAGATATTGATAAAATACGCGAAAACGTGCAAAACAGCTTCTATCAAGCGCGTAAAAGCCCTGTTCTTGCAGAAAGGCAGCTACTCGCCTGTACCCAACCTGAAATGCTCACGCGAACCATTGAAGCAGCGCATGGTATTTTCTTTAATGGTGGCGATCAAAGTTTAACGCTGCAAGGTTTTATAGCACCCGACAACACGCCATTCCCGTGGCTTACAGCGCTGCAACAACGCGTGCAAGCAGGTGAGATGATTGCAGGAGGCACGAGTGCAGGCACGGCTGTGATGTCGGCCGCCCATATGATCTCTAATGGCTCAGGCCGACCCGCACTGATTGCGGGTGCAGTTCGGAGCCCCTTCCCTCCAGCCATAGATTGCGAGCGAATGAATAATTGCGGATTTCCGGCAGGTGCAGACCAATTAACTTACCGTGCTGAAGGCGGTCTCGGCCTCTTTCCAATGGGAATAACCGACACGCATTTCTCGGAGCGTGGGCGGCAAATCAGGCTTTTAAGGTTAGCGGCCGACACGAATACACGTCTCGGTGTGGGGATCGATGAAGCAACCGCATTGCTTATCGACACACAATCTGGCGCGTTTCAAGTACAGGGCGCACACGGCGTCTTTATGATTTCAAATGCATATTCGGTTGAGCAAGAAGGCCCCGAGTCCGCTGGAATCATGGCGGAATTTCATTATTTTAGAAACGGTTCGGGTGGCGTCATTCACGATCAAGAAATTAAATACGTTCGTTTTGGCGACACGCCTCAACCGGACACTGGCTCCCCTGGAACTGGCGCTTTGCTCGAGGACCGAACGCTCACTGCTGCTTTAGCACAATGCCAGAAACAAGAAGTTAAACGATTTAGTGAGGATGACATTCAAATACGTTTCTTCTTTTACTCCGCACTCTTAGCGCATGAAAAAGAAGCTTGTGAAGTGTCTCGTGGCGAGATGCTTGTTGTCTGGCCACGAGCAAGTTAA
- a CDS encoding Pyridoxamine 5'-phosphate oxidase, translating to MSIQDIRREYTRAALSEQNAADCPFEQFSDWFQTTLDDPGLTDPTAMVLSTFSEVDGVRQRIVLLKGYTGAGFQFFTNYQSAKGTALLSEPRCSLHFSWLHLERQITIEGKAQPLSDAENDAYFATRPRASQLGAWASRQSQPISDRHALEQAYLQVENEYQEQEIIPRPPHWGGFLVVPSRYEFWQGGAARLHDRIEYVRTSSNEWFKRRLQP from the coding sequence ATGAGCATTCAAGATATTAGACGAGAATATACACGTGCGGCTCTGAGTGAACAAAACGCCGCAGATTGTCCATTTGAGCAGTTCTCAGACTGGTTTCAAACGACATTAGACGATCCCGGTCTCACTGATCCTACCGCTATGGTTTTAAGCACATTCAGCGAGGTAGACGGGGTTCGACAGCGGATCGTTTTGCTCAAAGGTTATACCGGAGCAGGCTTTCAATTTTTTACCAATTACCAAAGCGCAAAAGGAACGGCATTGCTCTCTGAACCCCGGTGCAGCTTGCATTTCTCTTGGCTTCATTTAGAACGACAAATTACCATCGAGGGAAAAGCGCAACCGCTGAGTGATGCCGAGAATGACGCTTACTTTGCCACTCGCCCGCGTGCGAGCCAACTGGGTGCATGGGCTTCGCGTCAGTCACAACCAATTAGCGACCGTCATGCACTCGAGCAAGCTTACCTGCAAGTAGAGAACGAATATCAAGAGCAAGAAATCATTCCACGGCCACCGCATTGGGGTGGATTCTTGGTGGTGCCTTCTCGTTATGAATTTTGGCAAGGGGGTGCAGCACGTCTTCACGATCGAATAGAATACGTGCGCACCTCAAGTAATGAATGGTTCAAGCGCCGATTGCAGCCGTAA
- a CDS encoding CheY chemotaxis protein or a CheY-like REC (receiver) domain, with the protein MSDSFLFADEPEVAQNTSIVEPFNILIVDDDEEIHVITKMALSDFKLDDRPLAFTSVYSGQEAREILKEDNNFAMMLLDVVMEDDHAGLDLVRWTRAELKNRMIRIVLRTGQPGQAPEEEVIAKYEIDDYKEKTELTYRKLMTLMYSSLRAYRDLQAIERYKAGLERIIEASAEIFSAKSMNQLSQGILEQLVALLTRSNTAAYYRIDGFTASGDKEHPMHIIAATGEFKKQIGESVRHELDREIVAKLVEQASHVGFEVVENTYYGVYKTSAKHFYLLYIRGINELNETDRKLLDMFMNNTAIAFEHAEVFTK; encoded by the coding sequence ATGAGCGATTCTTTTTTATTTGCAGACGAGCCTGAAGTAGCGCAGAACACAAGTATAGTTGAGCCATTCAATATTCTAATTGTGGACGACGATGAAGAAATCCATGTCATTACCAAAATGGCACTTAGTGATTTTAAACTCGACGATCGCCCTCTGGCTTTTACTTCTGTTTACTCGGGGCAAGAGGCACGAGAGATACTAAAAGAAGACAATAATTTCGCCATGATGCTACTCGATGTAGTAATGGAAGATGATCACGCCGGTTTAGATTTGGTGAGGTGGACACGTGCAGAGCTGAAAAATCGCATGATCCGCATCGTCTTGCGCACCGGGCAACCAGGGCAAGCACCTGAAGAAGAAGTCATCGCAAAGTATGAAATTGATGACTACAAGGAAAAAACAGAGCTCACCTACCGTAAACTGATGACGCTGATGTACTCGAGTCTACGGGCTTATCGAGATCTACAAGCGATAGAGCGCTATAAAGCAGGTTTAGAAAGAATTATCGAAGCTTCAGCTGAAATTTTCAGTGCAAAATCTATGAACCAATTAAGCCAAGGCATTCTTGAGCAACTTGTGGCGCTCTTAACTCGCTCAAACACCGCGGCTTATTACCGAATTGACGGCTTTACGGCGAGCGGAGATAAAGAGCATCCCATGCATATTATTGCTGCCACCGGCGAGTTTAAGAAGCAAATCGGTGAGTCGGTGCGTCACGAACTCGATCGTGAGATTGTGGCTAAGCTCGTTGAACAAGCGTCCCATGTAGGCTTTGAAGTTGTCGAAAATACATATTATGGGGTCTATAAAACCTCTGCGAAGCACTTTTATCTTCTCTATATTCGCGGCATTAACGAGCTAAACGAAACCGATCGAAAACTACTCGATATGTTTATGAATAACACGGCAATAGCCTTTGAGCATGCGGAAGTATTTACTAAGTAG
- a CDS encoding beta-aspartyl-dipeptidase (metallo-type), with the protein MLTLIKNAEIYAPQPLGKQDVVIGGGKILAIGQDFNFSGSTLELLEIDAAGQVLIPGMVDPLAHITGGGGEGGFHTRTPEMYLEEATLAGVTTLVAALGTDATTRTLTDLFAKARGLVHEGLEVYCYTGSYEVPVRTLTGNVRDDIILHDRIIGVGELAIADHRGSFPTAHELARIASEARVGGMLSGKRGIVFLHVGSDDEQLDLISEVINRYPVPLTQFYPTHLNRSVSLLETGFDWARKGMVIDVTASTTPELLAQGELSASECLARTLKAGISAQQISFSSDGNASLPDFNEAGELVGLKVGRVLSMLEALRESVNEHQISWQDAVTAVGFSAAKYLGLVQKGQIAVGMDADIVLLEPQKVAIHSVWCRGQRLVADGKALVRGTFTAAIGA; encoded by the coding sequence ATGCTAACTTTAATTAAAAATGCAGAAATTTATGCGCCACAACCGCTTGGTAAACAAGATGTTGTGATAGGCGGGGGGAAGATTCTCGCCATCGGTCAAGACTTTAATTTTTCAGGCTCTACTTTGGAGCTGTTGGAGATAGACGCGGCAGGGCAGGTGCTGATACCGGGCATGGTGGACCCATTAGCGCATATTACCGGCGGGGGTGGTGAAGGTGGTTTTCACACTCGAACCCCTGAAATGTACCTAGAAGAAGCGACGTTGGCAGGTGTCACCACCTTGGTTGCGGCATTAGGTACCGACGCAACCACTCGTACATTGACCGATTTATTCGCCAAAGCGCGTGGGTTAGTGCATGAAGGGCTCGAGGTTTATTGCTATACGGGCTCGTACGAGGTACCCGTGCGCACCCTCACAGGGAATGTACGTGACGACATTATTCTGCACGATCGGATTATTGGAGTGGGAGAGCTTGCGATTGCCGATCATCGTGGTTCGTTTCCAACTGCACACGAGCTGGCGCGCATTGCGTCGGAAGCAAGAGTCGGAGGAATGCTCTCTGGAAAACGGGGGATTGTCTTTCTGCATGTAGGGAGTGATGACGAGCAACTCGATCTTATCAGTGAAGTGATAAACCGATATCCCGTGCCACTCACGCAATTTTATCCAACTCACTTAAACCGTTCTGTGTCTTTACTTGAAACTGGTTTTGATTGGGCAAGAAAAGGAATGGTTATCGATGTGACCGCGAGCACTACACCAGAACTTCTGGCACAAGGTGAGTTGAGTGCAAGTGAATGTTTAGCGCGAACCTTAAAAGCGGGTATTTCTGCGCAACAAATAAGTTTCTCCTCAGACGGTAATGCGAGCTTGCCTGATTTTAATGAGGCTGGCGAGCTGGTTGGGCTGAAAGTAGGGCGGGTACTCTCTATGTTAGAGGCGCTGAGAGAGTCGGTGAATGAACACCAGATTAGCTGGCAAGATGCGGTCACCGCAGTGGGCTTCTCTGCGGCAAAATATTTAGGGCTTGTTCAAAAAGGCCAAATTGCGGTGGGAATGGATGCAGATATTGTTTTGCTCGAACCGCAAAAGGTGGCAATTCACTCTGTGTGGTGTCGAGGCCAACGCCTTGTTGCTGATGGCAAGGCGCTGGTGCGAGGCACTTTTACGGCTGCAATCGGCGCTTGA
- a CDS encoding Outer membrane receptor proteins, mostly Fe transport, which produces MFTWNKRLSLMGFSLSALTLAMSGMAIAQEQAEDENTEENNEKVERIQVTGSQIRGVDLEGAQPLISVNADEIANSSATNISELLKEVGQTRGGTGSFSTHSSGALQGDSPVGQAAASLRGLGASSTLTLINGRRVSASSFANNFENFVDINSIPLSAIERIDILATGASATYGADAIAGVINYILKRDYEGAELNVSYGDSEASSNNAKTNVNFVAGLNFGDRTNATVFFDFYDREPLYDRDRERTAQSFFPSQQGIFPSWNTQWFDDDDYVEEGCPEELTKVGSFGEYCEYNQNAYLPTYTPFESMGAGAIITHNFDSVTWMTELMYSETDATSNSTAAPWSGYEVDFNHPDMPTALRDRFLTLWDDIGAPPEDFILGWGRFPVGRTIGNETESFRVVSSFEGYWGNWVWEGALSYSESSSEQRAIAGIYNRDRFEAALFGELCADGSVNCSPDDGGLWYNPFGGQQNQQEGVLSLLQEQLPRNGESKLYSADFRSSGDLWDVDAGTISAAVGVEVRREEVSDTPDPLARGTFENNFEPGVIGFGSTGAKADRDQWAVFTELFIPITYDLDVQLAGRYDHYSDFGGEFNPKVGVRWQASEELVVRSSWAQSFRAPSLSQVGAEITLSSFNLECKPEFRGNYCGDTQVETNILTKVFGNDDLDAETSDSFSAGFAWSPTRDVTVTLDYWHFKHENIVGVDGEFMLRRSLNDPSLRFCGGVPIEAAQGVGFEDCDENGVGVLGSRLDGDVHLQLENLGLQETNGIDFTYTHYFDIDGIGRFTWLTDITHLLGFERQLSQEAEKEELAGSFRYPETIVTNTLRWERDAWFGNVRMQYTSSYEDDVEALTQGDLDFLGITADRKVPSWTKFNATLGYDFSDAFTLRFNVENLFDRQAPYAYGTSANVDHYNHDTMGRFYRLSATYRF; this is translated from the coding sequence ATGTTTACGTGGAACAAACGTTTGTCACTTATGGGCTTTTCTCTCTCAGCGCTCACACTCGCTATGTCGGGAATGGCGATAGCGCAAGAGCAAGCCGAAGACGAGAATACTGAAGAGAATAATGAGAAAGTTGAGCGAATTCAGGTGACTGGCTCGCAAATTCGAGGCGTGGATTTAGAAGGCGCACAACCGCTTATTTCTGTTAATGCTGACGAAATTGCGAACTCATCAGCGACGAATATTAGCGAACTTTTGAAGGAAGTCGGCCAAACTCGAGGCGGTACGGGAAGCTTTTCCACGCATTCGAGTGGTGCACTGCAGGGCGACTCGCCGGTGGGACAGGCCGCTGCCTCATTGCGCGGTTTGGGTGCGTCTTCAACACTTACCCTGATCAATGGCCGCCGCGTGAGCGCGAGTTCATTCGCCAACAATTTTGAAAATTTCGTGGATATTAATTCCATTCCCCTCAGCGCCATTGAACGGATTGATATTCTTGCCACGGGTGCTTCGGCAACCTACGGGGCAGATGCGATTGCTGGGGTGATTAACTATATTTTAAAACGCGATTATGAAGGCGCTGAACTCAACGTAAGTTATGGCGATTCAGAAGCAAGTTCAAATAACGCAAAAACCAATGTGAACTTTGTGGCCGGTCTTAACTTTGGCGACCGCACAAACGCCACTGTTTTTTTCGATTTCTATGACCGAGAGCCTTTGTACGATCGTGATCGTGAGCGCACTGCGCAAAGCTTTTTTCCAAGCCAGCAAGGTATTTTCCCAAGCTGGAACACGCAGTGGTTTGACGATGACGATTATGTTGAAGAAGGCTGTCCTGAGGAGTTGACTAAAGTAGGAAGTTTTGGCGAATACTGTGAGTATAACCAGAATGCATATTTACCAACCTACACGCCGTTTGAATCGATGGGAGCCGGTGCAATTATTACGCATAACTTCGACTCCGTAACTTGGATGACTGAGTTGATGTATAGCGAAACGGACGCGACAAGTAACTCGACCGCTGCACCTTGGAGTGGTTATGAAGTTGACTTCAATCACCCCGATATGCCAACTGCTTTGCGAGATCGATTCCTTACTTTATGGGACGATATTGGTGCACCACCAGAGGACTTTATTCTTGGTTGGGGCCGTTTTCCAGTTGGCCGCACAATTGGTAATGAGACAGAGAGCTTCCGTGTTGTTTCCAGTTTTGAAGGCTATTGGGGGAACTGGGTTTGGGAAGGTGCGTTGAGCTATTCTGAATCGAGTTCTGAGCAACGTGCGATAGCTGGTATTTATAATCGTGATCGCTTCGAAGCTGCACTTTTCGGCGAACTGTGTGCTGATGGCTCGGTGAACTGCTCTCCAGATGATGGCGGACTTTGGTATAACCCGTTTGGTGGTCAGCAAAATCAGCAAGAGGGTGTGCTGTCCCTGTTGCAAGAACAGCTACCACGCAATGGCGAGTCGAAACTCTATAGTGCTGACTTCCGTTCCTCGGGTGACCTTTGGGATGTTGACGCGGGTACCATTTCTGCTGCGGTCGGGGTGGAAGTGCGCCGTGAGGAAGTAAGTGACACACCTGATCCATTGGCACGCGGAACCTTCGAGAATAACTTTGAACCGGGAGTGATCGGTTTTGGTTCCACTGGAGCAAAGGCGGATAGAGACCAATGGGCCGTTTTCACCGAACTCTTTATTCCTATTACCTACGACTTAGATGTTCAGCTTGCTGGGCGCTACGATCATTACAGTGATTTTGGTGGCGAATTTAATCCGAAAGTGGGTGTGCGTTGGCAGGCTTCGGAAGAGCTTGTAGTGCGTTCTAGCTGGGCGCAGTCATTTCGCGCGCCGTCGTTAAGTCAAGTTGGTGCTGAAATTACCCTCAGTTCATTTAACCTCGAGTGTAAACCTGAGTTTAGAGGCAATTACTGTGGTGATACGCAGGTAGAAACTAACATTCTTACTAAAGTATTTGGCAATGACGATTTGGATGCTGAAACGTCAGATTCATTCAGCGCTGGGTTTGCATGGAGCCCCACTCGCGACGTAACCGTAACTTTAGATTATTGGCATTTCAAGCATGAAAACATTGTGGGGGTAGACGGTGAGTTCATGTTGCGCCGCAGTTTGAACGACCCGAGCTTACGTTTTTGTGGCGGTGTGCCGATTGAAGCTGCACAGGGTGTTGGCTTTGAAGATTGCGACGAAAACGGTGTCGGTGTCTTAGGTAGCCGCCTTGATGGCGATGTGCATTTACAGCTTGAAAACCTCGGGTTGCAAGAAACGAATGGAATTGATTTCACCTACACGCATTACTTCGACATTGACGGTATTGGGCGATTCACTTGGTTAACAGACATTACTCATTTACTTGGGTTTGAGCGCCAACTTTCGCAAGAAGCAGAGAAAGAAGAGCTTGCAGGTTCGTTTCGTTACCCTGAAACCATCGTCACCAATACCCTGCGTTGGGAGCGCGATGCTTGGTTCGGGAATGTTCGTATGCAATACACCAGTAGCTATGAAGACGATGTGGAAGCACTCACCCAAGGCGACTTAGATTTCCTCGGAATTACTGCAGATCGCAAAGTACCGAGTTGGACTAAGTTTAATGCAACCTTAGGTTATGATTTTAGTGATGCATTCACGTTGCGTTTCAACGTGGAGAATCTATTCGATCGGCAAGCGCCATATGCCTATGGCACCAGTGCTAATGTCGACCATTATAACCATGACACGATGGGGCGCTTCTATCGACTGAGCGCAACTTATCGCTTCTAA
- a CDS encoding Malate/lactate/ureidoglycolate dehydrogenase, LDH2 family translates to MNNTSVRIPYVELKQWAIDCFAAAGAPREMAEAMAETLIQGDLLGFSTHGLRRLPYNIKRIVLGEANVAADLQVIKQKLAVETWDAHTLPGIYVARKAVARACELAKAAGSGTIVVRRADHVACLAAYLEQATSQGLVISLMASTPAQESVAPFGSVSRVFSPNPFAMGVPTSSQPLLLDMSFSMTAAGKVRQAYDRSELLPFAAVITAQGEATREPSAYIEGDGALLPLGGMELGYKGYGLCLMSEIWTMALSNYGRAQATEDGERNSLFVQVYDPEAFGSLDSFLAVTDDLITRCRASRPVDETKPVRIPGEKGLALREQQMKEGVELDSLTWEKLKSCSARLNVTMPKTNQ, encoded by the coding sequence ATGAACAACACTTCAGTCCGTATTCCGTATGTGGAATTAAAACAGTGGGCCATCGATTGCTTTGCCGCCGCTGGTGCGCCGCGAGAAATGGCAGAAGCCATGGCTGAAACCTTAATTCAGGGAGACTTGCTGGGTTTTTCTACCCATGGTTTGCGGCGCTTACCATACAATATAAAACGCATTGTACTAGGGGAAGCGAATGTAGCGGCCGACTTGCAGGTGATTAAGCAAAAGCTCGCGGTTGAAACCTGGGATGCGCATACCTTGCCGGGAATTTATGTGGCTCGCAAAGCTGTAGCCAGAGCATGTGAATTGGCAAAAGCGGCGGGAAGCGGCACCATTGTTGTACGCCGTGCGGATCATGTTGCGTGTTTAGCTGCTTATCTAGAGCAAGCGACTTCCCAAGGGTTAGTCATTTCGCTGATGGCATCTACACCGGCTCAAGAGAGCGTTGCACCCTTTGGAAGTGTGTCTCGCGTGTTCTCTCCGAACCCGTTCGCGATGGGCGTGCCAACGTCTTCGCAGCCGCTCTTGTTGGATATGAGTTTTTCAATGACGGCTGCCGGTAAAGTACGGCAGGCATACGATCGAAGCGAGTTGTTACCTTTTGCGGCGGTAATCACCGCACAGGGAGAAGCAACACGAGAGCCAAGTGCTTACATTGAAGGTGACGGTGCTTTGTTACCACTTGGAGGGATGGAGCTCGGATATAAAGGCTATGGATTATGCTTGATGTCAGAAATTTGGACCATGGCGCTTAGTAATTATGGTCGTGCACAAGCAACTGAAGACGGCGAGCGGAACTCTTTGTTTGTACAAGTTTACGATCCGGAAGCGTTTGGTAGCTTAGATTCGTTCCTCGCGGTAACGGATGATTTAATAACGCGCTGCCGCGCGAGTCGGCCTGTAGATGAAACCAAACCGGTGAGAATTCCCGGCGAGAAAGGTTTAGCGCTGCGTGAGCAACAAATGAAAGAGGGAGTCGAGCTCGACTCCCTCACTTGGGAAAAACTGAAAAGCTGCAGTGCGCGTTTGAACGTGACGATGCCGAAAACAAACCAATAG